AACGTTGCAAGCAAAGGAACAAAAAATTGCAAAAAACCTAAAGTAGAAACYTCTAAAGATTTAGCAGCTTTTGCATATAAGTATAATGGTATRCCTGTTGCAATTCCTGCAAACATTAAAGTTATCCAAGTATTAGTAGGCTGAGGCGTAGCTGGAAAATAAAGTTTAGATATAATAATTGAAGGTATTAATATAGATAAAGTCTCCARAAATAAACTCTTATTAAAAAAAATAATTATAAAGTTTCTTTTTAAAAACAATATTGAGATAACAGAAAAAAGGCTATTAGAGATATTAAAAATAATTTATTCCAAAAACCCAAAT
This window of the Brachyspira sp. SAP_772 genome carries:
- a CDS encoding EamA family transporter — its product is MSILFLKRNFIIIFFNKSLFLETLSILIPSIIISKLYFPATPQPTNTWITLMFAGIATGIPLYLYAKAAKSLEVSTLGFLQFFVPLLATLLAIFVYKEELNFNRAITLAIIILAAILYAVSIFRKSKXNKKL